One window of Nicotiana tomentosiformis chromosome 11, ASM39032v3, whole genome shotgun sequence genomic DNA carries:
- the LOC108949205 gene encoding uncharacterized mitochondrial protein AtMg00820-like: MNLKIEALEQNHTWAVVDLPAGKVPIWCKWVYKIKYNAHGTVGRFKARLVAKGYTQQENLDFHDTFSPVAKLTTVIAVVDTATLKHWPVYQMDVHNAFLNGDL; this comes from the coding sequence ATGAATCTTAAGATTGAGGCTCTGGAACAAAATCACACTTGGGCAGTAGTTGATTTACCTGCAGGCAAGGTCCCTATATGGTGTAAGTGGGTGTATAAAATCAAGTATAATGCACATGGTACAGTAGGAAGATTTAAGGCTAGATTAGTTGCCAAAGGCTATACACAACAAGAAAATCTAGATTTTCATGACACTTTTTCTCCTGTTGCTAAACTCACTACTGTCATAGCAGTTGTTGATACTGCAACTCTTAAACACTGGCCAGTTTATCAGATGGATGTCCATAATGCCTTTCTCAATGGGGATCTTTAA
- the LOC138901037 gene encoding uncharacterized mitochondrial protein AtMg00810-like, giving the protein MTMPHGFSIQGEHKVCRLLKSLYGLKQASRQWNLKLTQALLNFSFCQSKHDYSLFTKFTKYKFVLVLVYVDDILVTGKNMEEIQHAKNTLHRSFKMKDLGELRYFLGIEFARSAEGILMSQRKYALEMISEVGLGGSKPKETPMEQNLKLTSVNFDACVTTNTTDEILEDRGRFQKLVGKLLYLTITRPDISYAVQSLSQFMHAPKKSHYEAALHVVRYIKKQSGLGILMSSRSSQQIKALCDSDWASCPMSRKSITGYCIKLGESLISWKAKKQNTISRSSVEAEYRSMAHTVAELVWLSGLLRELQIDLQMPIDLYCDNKAALQIISNPMYHERTKHIEIDCHFLREKSQKGLIRTSHISSQEQPADILTKALGHQQHA; this is encoded by the coding sequence ATGACAATGCCACATGGATTTAGTATCCAGGGAGAGCATAAGGTATGTAGGCTACTTAAATCTCTATATGGCCTGAAACAGGCATCACGACAATGGAATCTGAAACTAACTCAAGCTCttctgaattttagtttttgtcAAAGCAAGCATGACTACTCCTTGTTTACTAAATTCACTAAGTATAAGTTTGTTCTTGTACTTGTGTATGTGGATGATATACTTGTAACAGGAAAAAATATGGAAGAAATTCAGCATGCTAAAAACACACTTCACCGGAGTTTCAAAATGAAGGACCTTGGGGAATTGAGGTACTTCTTGGGGATAGAGTTTGCCAGGTCTGCTGAAGGCATCTTGATGTCACAAAGGAAATATGCTCTTGAGATGATTTCCGAAGTAGGATTGGGAGGATCAAAGCCAAAAGAGACTCCAATGGAGCAAAATTTAAAACTAACAAGTGTGAATTTTGATGCTTGTGTGACTACCAATACTACTGATGAGATACTAGAAGACAGGGGGAGATTTCAAAAGCTAGTTGGGAAGTTATTGTACCTCACTATCACCAGACCAGATATCTCATATGCTGTTCAAAGCTTAAGTCAGTTTATGCATGCTCCAAAGAAGTCTCACTATGAAGCTGCACTACATGTGGTGAGATATATAAAGAAACAATCAGGTCTTGGCATCCTAATGTCTAGCAGAAGCAGCCAGCAAATAAAAGCCTTATGTGACTCAGATTGGGCATCCTGCCCAATGTCAAGAAAATCAATAACAGGATACTGCATCAAACTAGGAGAATCTCTTATTTCTTGGAAGGCAAAGAAACAAAATACTATCTCCAGAAGCTCAGTAGAAGCTGAGTATAGAAGCATGGCACATACAGTTGCAGAACTGGTTTGGCTTAGTGGATTGTTGAGAGAATTGCAGATAGATTTGCAGATGCCTATAGATTTGTATTGTGATAATAAAGCAGCATTGCAAATTATATCTAATCccatgtatcatgagaggacaaAGCACATAGAGATAGATTGTCATTTCTTGAGAGAAAAAAGTCAAAAGGGGCTTATCAGAACTTCACATATATCTAGTCAAGAACAACCAGCTGACATACTAACTAAAGCCTTGGGACATCAGCAACATGCCTAA
- the LOC104092235 gene encoding uncharacterized protein codes for MTWMLDAEIHLDAMGLGDAIKDRNKASTQDCAKALIFLRHHLDEGIISKLKLCGDTITNYDMLEKMFTTFHASNMVLQQQYQEKGFKKYSELISLLLVAERNNDLLTRNHKNQPTGSTPLPEMNEVYSHNYKSGKVRDPVRGRGHGQERNFPSVNHPSKKNNHQKWKGPRANGLETECYRCSGKGHWANIYRIPKYLVELYQASLKDKAPEANFVSHLDVADLFEHPDGKINHSIGDGSMVKDD; via the exons ATGACATGgatgttggatgctgaaatccatttagatgcaatgggtcttGGAGATGCCATTAAAGATAGAAATAAAGCATCTACCCAAGACTGTGCTAAGGCCTTGATTTTcttacgccatcaccttgatgaagg aattatttctaAATTGAAACTCTGTGGAGATACTATCACTAAttatgatatgcttgaaaaaatGTTCACAACAtttcatgcctccaatatggtcTTGCAACAGCAGTACCAAGAGAAAGGTTTTAAGAAGTACtctgagttgatttctcttctccttgTGGCTGAACGAAACAATGACTTGCTCACGAGAAATCACAAAAATCAACCCACTGGGTCTACACCATTGCCTGAAATGAATGAGGTGTATTCCCATAATTATAAGAGTGGAAAAGTTCGTGACCCTGTTCGTGGTCGTGGCCATGGCCAAGAAAGAAATTTTCCTAGTGTTAATCACCCCTCGAAGAaaaataaccaccaaaagtgGAAAGGGCCAAGGGCAAATGGTTTAGAAACTGAGTGTTATCGTTGTAGTGGAAAAGGACATTGGGCAAATATTTATCGCATACCAAAAtatttggttgagctttatcaagcatctCTAAAGGATAAAGCTCCTGAAGCTAATTTTGTCTCCCACTTGGATGTGGCAGATTTGTTTGAGCACCCTGATGGAAAAATAAACCACTCGATCGGTGATGGATCTATGGTTAAAGATGATTGA